In Drosophila miranda strain MSH22 chromosome Y unlocalized genomic scaffold, D.miranda_PacBio2.1 Contig_Y3_pilon, whole genome shotgun sequence, a single window of DNA contains:
- the LOC117194446 gene encoding transient receptor potential cation channel protein painless-like, which produces IQLLLEYGASPNLVDQGEFTPLHHVLKNRKIEAGTKLELIRLFLKQPQLDIDCYRNGQVRQMLRDQYPELPLPELREAGAEIDFERLLRTLRDGDDNQFEQQFAEYHQNVSGNADNQCNDNQEEYQSLLAESIKRGKQRAFEAILETGININPSKLSDISPVELAIIWGNHRALEKLLKHPQLRLTSHSKLLNAVISRLGEQPLDDFCDHQRCFQLLLESDRVDINEADKAGLVPLSYAVKYRNTKVAQELLRQGANIGARSAFGDLPIQEMDPKVLEEHFDSCITTNGEKPSDQSFEIIINYKNLMRRQREPGQSDKRSIGHPHQLEDEMTPIAYIADSKELRYLLQHPLISSFLFLKWHRLSVIFYLNFLLYSLFTASIITHTLLKFHESDHTGLTALFGLFSWIGIVYLMIREVIQLAMSPLLYFRSITNLMEVALIVLSILTCMEASYDKETQCILAVFTILLVSVEFCLLVGSLPVLSISTHMLMLRAVSSSFIKSFALYSIFVLTFSLCFYILFGKPQVDSSSPKDSTPEPAKEGEDGGPFNTFSVPIEALIKTIVMLTGEFDDIKFDIDIKFDSVYTYLIFLLFVFFMTIVLFNLLNGLAVSDTQAIKAQAELNGAIVRTNLLTRYEQVL; this is translated from the exons attcagctgctgctcgagtacggagcctctccgaatttggtggatcagggcgagttcacgcccctccaccatgtgctgaagaatagaaagattgaggcaggcactaagctggagctgatccgacttttcctgaaacaaccacagttggacattgactgctatcggaacgggcaggtacgccagatgctgagggatcagtatccggaactgccgttgccggagctgcgcgaggccggagcagagatcgacttcgagcgactcctccgcacgctgcgggacggagacgataaccagttcgagcaacagttcgcggagtaccaccagaacgtcagcggaaacgcagacaaccaatgcaatgacaaccaggaggagtatcagtccctgctggcggagagtatcaagcggggcaagcagcgagcctttgaggccatcctcgagacgggcatcaacattaatccttcaaaattgagcgacatcagccccgtggagttggccataatctggggcaaccacagggcgctagagaagctgttgaagcatccgcagctgaggctgacatcgcattccaagctgctgaacgcggttatcagtcgcctgggtgagcagccgctggacgacttctgtgaccaccagcgctgcttccagctgctgctcgagagcgatcgtgtggacatcaatgaggcggacaaggctggcttggtgccactctcctatgcagtcaagtatcgcaacacaaaggtggcacaggagcttctacggcagggagcgaacatcggggcgagaagcgcgttcggagatcttcccatacaggagatggacccgaaagtgctggaggagcacttcgattcctgcatcaccaccaacggggagaagcccagtgaccagagtttcgagatcatcatcaactacaagaatctgatgagacgccagcgagagcccgggcagtcggacaagcggagcattggccatcctcaccaattggaggacgagatgactccaatcgcatacatcgccgattccaaggagctgcgttacctgctgcagcacccgctaatctcgagtttcctcttcctcaagtggcaccgcctatcggtgatcttctatctgaactttctactttactctctcttcactgcctccattatcacgcatactctccttaagttccacgaaagcgaccacacgggcctgactgccctcttcggcctgttctcttggatagggattgtgtatctcatgatccgagaggtcatacagcttgccatgtcgccgctgctgtacttcaggtccatcacgaacctgatggaggtggctctcattgtcttgtcgatcctaacctgcatggaagccagctacgacaaggagacgcagtgcatactggccgtcttcaccattctgctggtgtctgtggagttctgcctgctggttggctccctgccagtactctcaatttcgacgcacatgctcatgctgcgcgccgtctccagcagcttcatcaagagctttgctctctactcgatctttgttcttacgtttagtctgtgcttctacatactgtttggcaagccccaggtggattcctcctctccgaaggacagcacgccagagccagcaaaggagggagaagatgGTGGTCCCTtcaacacattctccgtgcccatcgaggcgctcatcaagacgattgtgatgctcacgggagaatttgatgacataaagtttgacattgacataaagtttgacagcgtctacacttacctgatcttcctgctctttgtgttcttcatgaccattgtgctgttcaatctccttaatggtctggctgtcagcgatactcag gccatcaaggcccaggcggaactgaacggcgccattgtccgcaccaatctgctgacccgctacgagcaagttctc